A window of the Verminephrobacter eiseniae EF01-2 genome harbors these coding sequences:
- a CDS encoding MauE/DoxX family redox-associated membrane protein, with the protein MQKENSLRFVLLVARIALATAFLSAVADRFGLWGKIGDLGVSWGSMDYFYRHVAKLTPWALAPLIPVLAWLVNVLEAVLGLFLLFGIQLRMTAWLSAILLLIFAISMAAFQSLKLALNFSVLTCAACAYLVYLTCITETPQGTRQTP; encoded by the coding sequence ATGCAGAAAGAAAACTCTTTGAGATTTGTGCTGCTCGTCGCCCGCATCGCGCTGGCGACAGCGTTCTTATCCGCCGTAGCAGATCGTTTTGGTTTGTGGGGCAAGATCGGGGACTTGGGGGTCTCCTGGGGCAGCATGGACTACTTTTACCGCCATGTTGCCAAGCTCACGCCTTGGGCTCTCGCGCCCCTGATTCCAGTTCTAGCCTGGTTGGTGAACGTATTGGAAGCCGTTCTGGGTTTGTTCCTATTGTTTGGCATCCAGTTGCGCATGACCGCTTGGCTGAGTGCCATTTTGTTGCTGATCTTCGCCATCAGCATGGCGGCTTTTCAAAGCTTGAAGTTGGCGCTCAATTTCAGCGTTCTGACTTGCGCCGCCTGCGCCTATTTGGTCTATTTGACCTGCATTACGGAAACGCCCCAAGGCACTCGGCAGACGCCTTGA
- the pdxR gene encoding MocR-like pyridoxine biosynthesis transcription factor PdxR: MKKSSLHTLTALDCDKSMPLYRQVYQRFICAIKQDIFSSGQRVPSIRALASELRISRNTVEVAYNLLIGEGHLEAQGQAGTIVSPVSPYLRAAMNHRTPGREINDHKTLARTGNDSLYDTASELQPLPYQLGLPALDMFPHKLWSSLIAQQIRKQSRCHAYPHSAGHSQLREAIAAYLHISRGLDCTPEQVFITSGYRGSIGLIGRTLLRPLDQVWLEDPCFPPGFHLMSEMGAQLMPVPVDEHGLCVAEGRARAPHARFALVTPAHQSPLGVSLSLVRRLELLAWAEQNNSFIIEDDYDSEYRYDGWPLPVLASLGVNDNVLYLGTFSKVLSPALRIAYLVVPKPLIQQFNKSCPIVNDGCPLLIQGVIADFINEGYFARHLKKMRTLYSERREMVIESLHMVFGDRLRFDAPACGLHLLARLDHAEDDLQLAQRAKRQQFGVAALSVRNIEAECGKGLLLGFANVSSREQALLQAHGLHQCLG, translated from the coding sequence ATGAAAAAATCTTCATTGCATACACTTACTGCTTTGGACTGCGACAAAAGCATGCCGCTCTATCGCCAGGTGTATCAGCGGTTCATCTGTGCGATTAAGCAGGACATTTTTTCATCCGGGCAGCGTGTTCCCTCGATACGGGCACTTGCCAGTGAACTACGGATATCACGCAATACGGTCGAGGTGGCATATAACTTGTTGATTGGCGAGGGGCATCTGGAGGCGCAAGGACAGGCAGGGACTATCGTATCTCCTGTGTCTCCGTACTTGCGAGCTGCAATGAATCATAGAACTCCGGGACGAGAAATAAATGATCATAAAACCCTTGCGAGGACAGGAAACGATTCACTGTACGATACGGCATCAGAACTTCAGCCGCTACCGTATCAACTTGGCTTGCCTGCGCTGGACATGTTTCCGCACAAATTGTGGTCGAGTTTGATCGCGCAGCAAATACGCAAGCAAAGTCGATGCCACGCTTATCCTCATTCGGCGGGGCATTCACAACTACGCGAAGCAATTGCTGCTTATTTGCACATCTCGCGTGGATTGGACTGTACGCCGGAGCAGGTCTTCATTACCTCAGGCTATCGGGGCTCCATCGGGTTGATAGGACGCACATTACTTCGTCCGCTTGATCAGGTCTGGCTGGAAGATCCGTGCTTTCCGCCCGGCTTTCACTTGATGTCCGAAATGGGCGCACAGCTGATGCCGGTGCCTGTAGATGAACATGGGCTTTGTGTCGCGGAAGGCAGAGCGCGGGCACCACATGCCCGATTTGCGCTGGTGACACCGGCGCACCAAAGTCCACTTGGTGTTTCGTTATCATTGGTGCGACGACTGGAGTTGTTGGCTTGGGCGGAGCAGAACAATTCTTTTATCATTGAAGACGATTATGATAGTGAATACCGCTATGATGGGTGGCCATTACCAGTACTGGCCAGTTTGGGAGTTAACGACAACGTTCTTTACCTCGGTACATTTAGCAAGGTGCTCAGTCCGGCTTTGCGCATTGCTTATTTGGTTGTACCGAAACCTTTGATACAGCAGTTCAATAAATCTTGTCCCATCGTGAATGATGGCTGTCCGTTGCTGATTCAGGGTGTGATCGCCGATTTTATCAACGAAGGTTATTTCGCCAGGCATCTGAAGAAAATGCGCACACTGTATTCCGAACGACGGGAGATGGTTATTGAGAGTCTGCACATGGTATTTGGTGACCGCTTGCGTTTTGACGCGCCAGCTTGTGGACTTCATCTTCTAGCTCGTCTGGATCACGCTGAAGATGATTTGCAATTGGCTCAGCGTGCCAAGCGTCAGCAATTTGGCGTGGCAGCGCTGTCGGTGCGCAACATAGAGGCTGAGTGTGGCAAGGGGTTACTATTGGGTTTTGCCAATGTGAGCTCTCGTGAACAGGCACTGCTGCAAGCCCATGGATTACATCAGTGCCTAGGGTGA
- a CDS encoding acyl-CoA thioesterase, giving the protein MHDMHFTKQYPIRFSFCDPAGIVYFPQYLVLSNWLIEDWFNEGLGIDFASFIGHRRLGLPIVKLNCEFISPSHHGDTLTLQLRVAKLGQRSITLDLEGHVDMIMRLRCQQVLVFTSLDTEKSTPMPDDVGDALRALLSQQEDIA; this is encoded by the coding sequence ATGCACGACATGCATTTCACTAAACAGTATCCAATCCGTTTCTCCTTCTGTGACCCGGCCGGCATTGTGTACTTCCCCCAATACCTCGTGCTGAGTAATTGGCTGATAGAAGACTGGTTCAATGAAGGATTGGGAATAGACTTCGCATCTTTCATCGGTCACCGTCGCCTGGGTCTTCCCATTGTCAAATTGAATTGTGAATTTATCAGTCCATCACACCACGGCGACACACTCACATTGCAGTTACGTGTTGCCAAGTTGGGGCAGCGCTCCATCACTCTGGATCTTGAAGGGCATGTCGATATGATTATGCGTCTGCGCTGCCAACAAGTGCTGGTATTCACCTCTCTGGACACAGAAAAATCGACTCCCATGCCGGACGATGTGGGCGATGCATTGCGGGCATTGCTATCGCAGCAGGAGGACATAGCATGA
- a CDS encoding MFS transporter, which produces MKPELSLPRWTLALYCLATGFSVAAVVYHQSMTQLIAATFQMPVDTLWRLSVATQFGYGVGLILGLPLGDMLPPRRLIPVSIISLGAVLLLVSWAPSPVLMTILFCLTGVLSIGGQLLIAHCAKTVAPEQRPVVVGHLLSSLFAGLLLARVLSGWGAEHLGWRAVYQLVGILTLLLGIALLRNIRQNAINTQLHYLPMLRQQGQLWLNQPELRRLALVAACFFAALNGIWANLASLAHATLHWSSGQTGLLAFTAIVALGAPAMVRWLQNHWHWSGVIVLLGTGVVAVSLAGCWLGSQLPMIIAFLIMSDVSVRSIQVITQGRVLSLDPFAASRLNSLFMTVFFLGAALGSWLGGIAVHHFGWTGMYLFPLVCTLFGLALLGWRNKELCFVRV; this is translated from the coding sequence ATGAAACCTGAACTCTCTCTGCCACGCTGGACGCTCGCATTATATTGCCTGGCAACCGGTTTTTCCGTTGCGGCCGTGGTTTACCACCAATCGATGACGCAATTGATTGCCGCCACCTTCCAAATGCCCGTCGACACCTTATGGAGACTGTCAGTGGCCACTCAGTTTGGTTATGGAGTCGGGCTCATCCTCGGACTGCCGCTTGGTGACATGCTGCCACCGCGCCGACTGATTCCCGTCTCCATCATCTCGCTGGGGGCGGTGCTGCTGCTGGTGTCATGGGCGCCGTCACCCGTGCTCATGACCATTTTGTTTTGTTTGACCGGTGTTCTCTCTATCGGTGGGCAATTACTGATCGCACACTGCGCTAAAACGGTAGCGCCTGAGCAACGTCCAGTCGTGGTTGGTCATCTACTTTCTTCGCTGTTTGCCGGCTTGTTGCTTGCAAGAGTGCTTTCGGGCTGGGGCGCCGAACATCTCGGCTGGCGTGCCGTCTACCAACTCGTTGGTATATTGACCTTGCTGTTGGGAATCGCCCTCTTGCGCAATATTCGCCAAAACGCAATCAATACTCAGCTACATTATTTGCCGATGCTGCGCCAACAAGGCCAGTTGTGGCTCAATCAACCCGAGTTGCGCCGGCTGGCGCTCGTTGCTGCCTGCTTCTTTGCCGCGCTTAATGGCATCTGGGCCAATCTCGCGTCGCTGGCGCACGCGACCTTGCACTGGAGCTCGGGCCAGACGGGTCTGCTCGCCTTTACCGCCATCGTCGCTTTGGGGGCCCCGGCCATGGTGCGCTGGCTGCAAAATCACTGGCACTGGAGCGGCGTCATCGTGTTGCTAGGCACCGGCGTGGTCGCCGTGTCACTTGCCGGTTGCTGGCTGGGTAGTCAACTGCCGATGATCATTGCCTTTCTAATTATGTCCGACGTCAGTGTGCGCTCAATACAAGTGATCACGCAGGGCCGCGTATTGAGCCTCGATCCCTTTGCTGCCTCGCGCCTCAACAGTCTGTTCATGACCGTGTTCTTTCTTGGCGCAGCACTTGGCTCTTGGCTCGGTGGCATTGCAGTACATCACTTTGGCTGGACTGGCATGTACCTGTTCCCGCTGGTCTGCACTTTGTTCGGCCTGGCGTTGCTGGGCTGGCGTAATAAAGAGTTGTGCTTTGTCCGCGTATGA
- a CDS encoding AMP-binding protein: MSEFAKLQARNKLFNDPKLGAGNFLFKAHAAYGGGDEDFLFLEKPYVGPSGAAYQAFSLSSLFLAVRDLAAWYQHQGIRAGRRVCLYLGDGIPSFLHFLALGSLGCIPVLINGHLRADLANSYAQRNGFDVFIYDQETNARWNLADILKSLSVFNAGFVQGAAVPLGTPVIQDWPVTVSDPDIVMICHSSGTTGIPKAVLFGHAQFFNGKRERLLGFIEQAEDKLAPVNNLLDALLHAGIDADVRLNAAYPDPLP; the protein is encoded by the coding sequence ATGAGCGAATTTGCCAAATTACAAGCCAGGAACAAACTGTTCAATGACCCCAAACTTGGGGCCGGCAATTTTCTGTTCAAAGCGCATGCTGCTTATGGCGGAGGCGATGAGGACTTTCTTTTTCTTGAAAAACCCTATGTCGGGCCTTCGGGCGCAGCCTATCAAGCCTTCTCGTTGAGTAGCCTATTCCTGGCGGTCCGTGATCTGGCGGCCTGGTATCAACATCAGGGCATTCGTGCCGGCCGTCGCGTCTGCCTGTACTTGGGCGATGGTATTCCATCATTTCTGCACTTCTTGGCACTGGGCAGTCTCGGTTGCATCCCGGTGCTGATCAATGGTCACTTGCGCGCTGATCTTGCCAACTCATACGCTCAACGCAATGGATTTGATGTCTTTATCTATGATCAAGAAACCAATGCCCGCTGGAACCTTGCCGATATATTGAAGAGCTTATCCGTTTTTAATGCCGGCTTTGTCCAAGGGGCAGCGGTGCCATTGGGCACACCAGTGATACAGGACTGGCCGGTCACCGTCAGTGACCCGGATATCGTGATGATCTGCCATAGCTCGGGCACTACCGGTATCCCCAAGGCGGTGTTGTTTGGTCATGCCCAATTTTTCAATGGTAAACGCGAGCGCCTGCTCGGATTCATTGAGCAAGCGGAAGACAAACTGGCCCCAGTAAACAACCTTTTGGACGCGCTACTGCATGCCGGCATTGATGCTGACGTTCGACTGAATGCGGCATATCCCGATCCTCTACCTTAA
- a CDS encoding RidA family protein, translating into MMQILQPPGWVRPRGYANGISTRGTLVFTSGQLGWDSQEQFHSSRYADQAIQALKNIVAVLAETGARPEHLVRLTWYVTDHDAYIEQAREVGRAYRELIGHYPPMSAFQVTALMVDGAKVEIEATAVIPD; encoded by the coding sequence ATGATGCAGATACTCCAGCCACCAGGGTGGGTTCGTCCGCGTGGATATGCCAACGGCATATCCACGCGTGGCACACTGGTTTTCACTTCAGGGCAACTGGGCTGGGACAGCCAAGAGCAATTTCACAGTTCACGATACGCCGATCAGGCTATTCAGGCGTTAAAAAACATTGTTGCCGTGCTGGCAGAAACTGGAGCTCGTCCAGAGCACCTGGTGCGCCTGACTTGGTATGTGACCGATCATGATGCATATATTGAACAGGCGCGCGAAGTCGGACGAGCATACCGGGAATTGATTGGCCACTATCCGCCGATGAGCGCCTTCCAGGTTACAGCATTGATGGTCGATGGAGCCAAGGTTGAAATTGAAGCTACCGCTGTAATACCGGATTGA
- a CDS encoding anthranilate synthase component II: MKYLGMLGAEIMIRRNDEITLAEIEEINPLSLILSPGPCSPNEAGISLAAIRHFAGHLPLLGICLGHQCIGAAFGAQIRRAEEVLHGKVSRLHHDGSSLFAGLDNGLKVARYHSLAVDALPDELVATAWAVRTDGSLGEIMALRHRTLPIYGLQFHPESVLTEQGLSMLANYLQLVEIGATKLPA; encoded by the coding sequence ATGAAGTATCTGGGTATGCTTGGTGCGGAGATCATGATACGGCGCAACGATGAAATCACGCTTGCCGAAATCGAGGAGATAAATCCACTCTCACTTATCTTGTCCCCTGGCCCTTGTTCGCCAAACGAAGCAGGCATATCGCTTGCCGCCATCCGGCATTTTGCAGGTCATCTTCCCCTGCTTGGCATCTGTCTTGGGCATCAATGCATTGGTGCCGCCTTCGGGGCTCAGATTCGGAGGGCAGAAGAAGTGCTGCATGGCAAGGTCTCGCGCCTCCATCACGATGGGAGCAGCCTGTTCGCGGGTCTGGATAACGGGCTGAAGGTCGCCCGCTATCATTCGCTGGCGGTTGATGCGCTACCGGATGAATTGGTGGCAACTGCATGGGCAGTGCGCACTGACGGCAGTCTCGGGGAAATCATGGCCTTGCGCCATCGTACCTTACCAATTTATGGACTGCAATTTCATCCCGAGTCTGTGCTGACCGAGCAGGGATTAAGCATGCTGGCCAACTATCTGCAACTGGTTGAAATCGGAGCGACGAAGCTTCCTGCTTGA
- a CDS encoding carboxymuconolactone decarboxylase family protein — protein MKSSLRLPYYELSPQLLQGLRQIKVDLEASPLGLPLIELVYLRVAQINGCSYCLNMHTKTLRERNETDRRLAELAGWRVSSQFSQREKSALEWAESLTHVADTHAPDEAFFPLKEHFSDQEISDLTFAIALMNAMTRLAIGMRQ, from the coding sequence ATGAAAAGCAGTTTACGCCTTCCGTACTACGAACTTTCACCACAGCTATTGCAAGGGTTGCGTCAAATCAAGGTCGATCTGGAGGCCAGTCCCCTGGGTTTGCCATTGATCGAACTTGTCTATCTGCGCGTCGCGCAGATCAACGGTTGCTCGTATTGCCTGAATATGCACACCAAAACCTTGCGTGAGCGCAATGAGACGGATCGTCGTCTGGCCGAACTGGCCGGCTGGCGCGTCAGCTCCCAGTTCAGCCAGCGCGAGAAGTCGGCATTGGAGTGGGCCGAATCGCTGACCCATGTGGCCGATACCCACGCCCCGGACGAAGCCTTCTTCCCGCTGAAGGAGCATTTCAGCGATCAGGAAATTTCCGATCTGACCTTCGCCATCGCGCTGATGAATGCAATGACCCGCCTTGCCATTGGCATGCGCCAGTAA